From a region of the Salinispira pacifica genome:
- a CDS encoding type II toxin-antitoxin system VapC family toxin yields the protein MTVVMDANALIYALMGQKSDKELIVKNHIIAPELIFPEAANVLRKYESMGVFGRNVERKVTELLQVGYTFVDQVHPHDSDLMSRALAHSIASGHSTYEWVYLELAKKYSGYLLTYDKKLRKLASHEGVVCFPANTEVEG from the coding sequence ATGACGGTTGTGATGGATGCAAATGCATTGATATATGCTTTGATGGGCCAGAAGTCCGACAAAGAGCTCATTGTAAAAAATCACATCATCGCCCCTGAGCTCATCTTCCCTGAGGCAGCGAATGTACTTCGAAAATATGAGAGCATGGGGGTGTTTGGGAGAAATGTGGAGCGCAAAGTAACTGAACTTCTACAGGTTGGATATACATTTGTGGATCAGGTACATCCCCATGACTCCGACCTCATGAGCCGGGCATTGGCACACTCCATTGCATCCGGGCACAGTACATATGAATGGGTGTATCTGGAGCTTGCGAAAAAATACTCGGGGTACTTGCTCACCTACGATAAAAAGCTGAGAAAGCTTGCCTCCCATGAAGGGGTTGTTTGTTTCCCTGCGAATACAGAGGTTGAGGGGTAG
- a CDS encoding MATE family Na+-driven efflux transporter, whose protein sequence is MHILKKSWWTETTESLARIDYRLFGTLLLFGLLPTAYITVRINFLGNIPDSWGYNIASQLTWLNVSYEVVFEALMLPMFYLIGKHIGDSKHFNNTVSNALVLTIALYLILSAITIFAARPMIVFMLQEAHTVDATVSYIRLETVAIMLSAIVRLFTIIFIVIKRERILLILLFVQLAASVLFDSLFISQLPISLEIGVNGIAFTNILVNIILIGISVVALRKASVRLFDRGFTIDFTWLKSWLRVGGLSGLENFVRNAAFILMVLRLVNAVQQQGNFWVTNNFIWGWLLLPVLALGELIRRETAAEPESIRLQARGWFALTTIIILIWIISIPFWDWFISRIMNVAAVDVIVRLSLISLGFYVVFAYNNVMDSVFYGAGRTDLMLYQSLIVNIVFYGSAFILYRRGVFTPDLTAIAIMFGLGIFLDSVITYFMYRRFVQVRNTGS, encoded by the coding sequence ATGCACATTTTGAAAAAAAGCTGGTGGACTGAAACTACAGAATCCCTTGCTCGCATTGACTATCGTCTGTTCGGAACCTTGTTATTATTCGGCCTCCTGCCGACTGCATATATCACTGTGAGAATAAACTTCCTTGGAAATATTCCCGACAGTTGGGGGTACAACATTGCCTCTCAATTAACGTGGTTGAATGTTTCCTATGAGGTGGTTTTTGAAGCGCTTATGCTTCCCATGTTTTATCTCATAGGAAAACACATTGGCGATTCCAAACACTTCAATAACACCGTCAGTAATGCGCTGGTACTCACTATTGCTCTGTACCTTATACTTTCAGCAATCACGATATTTGCAGCCCGGCCGATGATTGTCTTTATGCTTCAGGAGGCTCATACTGTAGATGCAACTGTTTCCTACATCAGGCTGGAAACTGTTGCAATCATGCTGTCAGCTATAGTTCGGCTATTTACTATTATCTTTATTGTGATTAAACGGGAGCGGATTCTCCTTATTCTACTGTTTGTTCAGCTTGCCGCTTCTGTACTGTTTGACAGCTTGTTTATCAGTCAGCTGCCCATATCTCTGGAGATCGGAGTCAATGGCATCGCATTCACGAACATCCTCGTCAATATCATTCTTATTGGCATATCTGTTGTAGCACTTCGAAAAGCGTCTGTACGACTATTTGACAGAGGATTCACCATTGATTTTACATGGCTAAAGTCATGGCTTCGTGTCGGGGGCCTCTCAGGGCTTGAGAATTTTGTCCGGAATGCTGCATTTATACTCATGGTTCTGCGGCTCGTGAATGCGGTTCAGCAGCAGGGAAATTTCTGGGTGACCAACAACTTTATTTGGGGATGGCTTCTGTTGCCGGTTCTCGCTCTTGGAGAACTCATTCGTCGGGAGACAGCAGCTGAACCTGAATCTATTCGGCTCCAGGCGAGGGGATGGTTTGCGCTGACTACAATTATTATCCTCATCTGGATTATCAGTATTCCATTTTGGGACTGGTTTATTAGCCGAATTATGAATGTAGCAGCTGTGGATGTTATTGTCAGGTTGAGCTTGATCTCTCTCGGGTTCTATGTGGTATTCGCATACAATAATGTTATGGACAGTGTGTTTTACGGGGCAGGCCGTACTGATCTCATGCTGTACCAATCATTGATTGTGAACATTGTTTTTTATGGTAGCGCATTCATATTATACCGCAGGGGAGTATTTACTCCTGACTTGACTGCAATTGCCATAATGTTCGGCCTGGGGATATTTCTGGATTCAGTAATAACCTATTTCATGTACCGCCGCTTTGTCCAGGTGAGAAATACGGGCTCATGA
- a CDS encoding HigA family addiction module antitoxin, with the protein MSTQNTLRPFINIGPGHTIKKNLEAMGWTQEDLAAMMDISVKQLSQIVNNKTRITIETARLLAAVFETSAEFWVNLDTRYRINKDEDSTRETSAQRKARIRKYMPVNEIIKKGWFISEATADGYEGLYSEIWQTTPDDQSMYDHVKDRYCARQNRENEEYTARYTYTWSKIARIKSQGFSVPDYSREKLEQISRQLYSYTYMEDGVTRVLRELNTAGVRFLVLSHLSKTYLDGACFWEGDNPVIVYTARYDRIDNFWFTLAHEIAHVLLHLPRFKDKSFLDDLKADENSTEEQEADAVAEKYLKADQIISSAKPYAGYLSASRLQTISDKLEIGKAVIVGILQHHGMVDYRKLNAYKKPVTDLIPSDFIVG; encoded by the coding sequence ATGAGCACACAGAATACATTACGACCGTTTATTAATATTGGTCCGGGGCACACCATAAAAAAGAATCTTGAAGCCATGGGTTGGACCCAGGAAGATTTGGCTGCAATGATGGATATATCCGTTAAGCAGCTGAGTCAGATCGTCAATAATAAAACAAGAATTACCATAGAAACAGCCAGACTCTTGGCTGCAGTCTTCGAAACAAGTGCGGAATTCTGGGTGAATCTCGATACCCGGTATCGGATCAACAAGGATGAAGATTCAACCAGGGAAACATCTGCTCAGCGAAAGGCTCGCATCAGAAAGTATATGCCAGTGAATGAGATAATAAAGAAAGGTTGGTTTATCTCAGAAGCCACTGCGGATGGCTATGAAGGGCTGTACTCAGAAATCTGGCAAACCACTCCTGATGACCAATCCATGTATGATCATGTGAAGGATCGATATTGTGCAAGGCAAAATCGTGAGAATGAAGAATACACAGCCAGGTATACCTATACCTGGTCAAAGATCGCCCGAATAAAATCCCAAGGCTTCTCCGTTCCGGACTATTCCCGGGAAAAACTGGAACAGATTTCCCGACAGCTCTATAGCTATACCTACATGGAGGATGGGGTTACCCGAGTTCTACGGGAATTGAATACCGCGGGTGTCAGGTTTCTGGTGCTCTCCCATTTATCAAAAACCTATCTTGATGGAGCCTGTTTCTGGGAGGGAGATAATCCGGTGATTGTGTATACCGCCCGTTACGATCGTATTGATAACTTCTGGTTCACTCTTGCTCATGAAATAGCCCATGTCTTGCTGCATCTTCCCCGATTCAAAGATAAAAGCTTTTTGGATGACTTGAAGGCGGATGAAAATAGCACAGAAGAGCAGGAAGCCGATGCAGTAGCAGAAAAATACTTGAAGGCTGATCAGATTATTTCATCGGCAAAACCCTACGCCGGGTATCTATCTGCTTCCAGACTGCAGACAATTTCAGATAAACTTGAAATTGGAAAAGCTGTCATCGTGGGTATTCTCCAGCACCATGGGATGGTGGATTACCGAAAGCTTAATGCATATAAGAAGCCGGTGACGGATCTTATACCGTCGGACTTTATCGTCGGCTAA
- a CDS encoding site-2 protease family protein: MIFNLREAWVVLPGFIVGLTVHEFAHAFSASLLGDRYAQSKGRLTLNPLAHLSPLGTILILFLGFGYARPVPVNIYNFRNPRRDFLITSLAGPFSNIVLMFMFIAAFRLLPINNETTAMVVFLAAYANGILALINLLPIPPLDGSRIWPFLFPGVKLSGGKLSWIWIILLLLAIRLDVLNGMFETVLNVVSRLAGLG; this comes from the coding sequence ATGATATTTAATCTCCGGGAAGCCTGGGTAGTTCTGCCGGGCTTTATAGTCGGCCTGACTGTTCACGAATTCGCCCATGCCTTCAGCGCCAGCCTGCTGGGGGACCGTTATGCACAAAGCAAAGGGCGGCTTACACTGAACCCGTTGGCGCATCTTTCCCCTTTGGGAACCATTCTGATTCTTTTTCTCGGTTTCGGATACGCCCGGCCGGTACCTGTGAATATCTACAATTTTCGCAATCCCCGGCGGGATTTTCTCATAACCTCCCTGGCCGGCCCTTTTTCGAATATTGTGCTGATGTTCATGTTCATTGCTGCGTTCCGCCTGCTGCCCATAAACAACGAAACCACTGCCATGGTGGTGTTCCTTGCTGCCTATGCCAACGGGATTCTTGCGCTTATAAACCTGCTGCCCATCCCGCCCCTGGACGGTTCGCGGATCTGGCCGTTCCTGTTTCCCGGAGTGAAGCTGTCGGGAGGCAAACTGTCCTGGATCTGGATAATTCTGTTGTTACTTGCCATCCGTCTTGATGTGCTGAATGGGATGTTTGAGACGGTGTTGAATGTTGTCTCCCGGCTTGCGGGGCTTGGGTAG
- a CDS encoding GAF domain-containing sensor histidine kinase: MKIAELHPEEAARLEELYRYEILDSEDEAAFDELTELASAICGTKISLISLIDDKRQWFKSRVGLDVPETDRDIAFCTHAIQGVDVMEVEDALADERFHDNPLVAGDPAIRFYAGAPLITPEGLPIGTLCVIDNHSMKLSEDQHRALEILARQVISQLELRLMNRRMKRIAGDRDRLFAVIAHDLKSNFSGILGVANMLSGKYFEVDEQERKLLADELMNVSVNTYELLDQLLQWAAEQMGGMKSRPVNCHIKQDLIDDNIDFFSRAGALQGVNLNISIDESLTVYCDTTMTKTIIRNLVSNALKYCSEDGLISIDAKEQHDGVTICISNTGDPISSEIRDNLFKQQVLSTEGRGGKPGHGLGLNLVAQFVAKQNGKIWVDEEFSGGTRICFRLGKSD, translated from the coding sequence ATGAAAATTGCCGAGCTGCATCCCGAAGAAGCTGCCAGGCTGGAAGAACTGTACCGCTACGAAATACTTGACAGTGAAGACGAGGCTGCCTTCGATGAGTTAACCGAACTTGCCAGCGCTATCTGCGGGACGAAAATCTCGCTCATCAGTCTGATCGACGATAAACGCCAGTGGTTCAAATCCCGGGTGGGGCTGGATGTACCCGAAACCGATCGCGATATCGCCTTCTGCACCCATGCTATTCAGGGTGTGGATGTGATGGAAGTGGAAGATGCCCTGGCCGATGAACGGTTTCACGATAATCCTTTAGTCGCCGGAGATCCCGCTATCCGCTTCTATGCCGGTGCTCCGCTGATCACCCCCGAAGGTCTGCCCATCGGTACACTCTGTGTGATTGATAATCATAGTATGAAACTCAGCGAAGATCAGCACCGTGCCCTGGAAATACTTGCCCGGCAGGTAATCAGCCAGCTGGAACTTCGCCTCATGAACCGGCGAATGAAACGTATCGCCGGGGACCGGGATCGGCTTTTCGCCGTCATCGCCCATGATCTCAAATCGAATTTCAGCGGAATTTTAGGTGTGGCGAATATGCTTTCCGGAAAATATTTTGAGGTTGATGAGCAGGAGCGCAAACTCCTGGCTGACGAGCTGATGAATGTATCGGTAAATACATATGAGCTGCTGGATCAGCTGCTGCAGTGGGCTGCAGAGCAGATGGGCGGCATGAAAAGCCGACCGGTTAATTGTCATATAAAGCAGGATCTTATTGATGACAATATTGATTTTTTCTCCCGGGCCGGAGCCCTTCAGGGGGTGAATCTCAATATCAGTATTGATGAATCCCTCACCGTCTATTGTGACACCACCATGACAAAGACAATCATCAGGAATCTGGTTTCCAATGCACTCAAGTATTGCTCCGAAGACGGATTGATCTCAATTGATGCGAAAGAGCAGCACGATGGTGTTACAATATGCATCAGCAATACCGGCGACCCCATTTCATCAGAAATCAGGGATAATCTGTTCAAACAGCAGGTGCTCAGTACCGAGGGGCGGGGCGGAAAACCGGGACATGGTCTGGGGTTGAACCTGGTTGCCCAGTTTGTCGCGAAACAGAACGGCAAAATCTGGGTGGACGAGGAGTTCAGCGGAGGGACCAGGATTTGCTTCCGTCTTGGGAAATCAGACTGA
- a CDS encoding TPR end-of-group domain-containing protein codes for MSRKAALAALADEMITSVNRAGNELPVAALDGPGSWEVWNCADAVSHCSAWLEQDLDRLKSPGQVIPIIESDELEQTNRKIYEKYQKLPWVKAKEMLVQITADISREVKSMTEAELDQTGSYSDGRTRPLWWGMAGHLGLHVAWHLGIVLRRHDLEELSVSITEDVVARSAALSDNPMWLAANHYDLAAAYAQTEHPEEAMQELEESFRHNPGLREFASEDDDLQNLRYRDDFRELAGG; via the coding sequence ATGAGTCGCAAAGCCGCACTTGCAGCATTGGCCGATGAAATGATCACATCGGTGAACAGAGCAGGAAACGAACTCCCGGTTGCAGCTTTGGATGGTCCCGGCAGCTGGGAGGTCTGGAATTGTGCCGATGCAGTGAGCCACTGCTCTGCGTGGCTAGAACAGGATTTAGATCGCCTCAAGAGTCCGGGACAGGTAATACCGATTATCGAATCGGATGAACTTGAACAGACAAACAGGAAAATATACGAGAAATATCAGAAACTTCCCTGGGTAAAGGCCAAAGAGATGCTGGTTCAGATCACAGCCGACATCAGCAGAGAAGTGAAATCGATGACAGAAGCGGAACTTGATCAAACTGGCAGCTACAGCGACGGAAGAACACGTCCCCTGTGGTGGGGTATGGCTGGACATCTGGGGCTTCATGTGGCCTGGCATCTGGGAATCGTGCTTCGCCGGCATGACCTGGAGGAACTGTCGGTTTCGATTACAGAAGATGTGGTTGCCCGCTCAGCAGCTCTCAGTGATAATCCCATGTGGCTAGCGGCAAATCACTACGATCTGGCCGCAGCCTACGCCCAGACCGAACATCCCGAAGAGGCTATGCAGGAGCTTGAGGAAAGCTTCAGGCATAACCCCGGGCTTCGGGAGTTTGCATCAGAAGATGATGATCTTCAGAATCTGCGGTACAGGGATGATTTCCGGGAGCTCGCCGGCGGCTGA
- a CDS encoding SlyX family protein produces the protein MEERLEALETKISYMENSIAELNDVLVDQQRSLDAHTKKIDSLIHLFRELKETGGEDSPHDSKPPHY, from the coding sequence ATGGAAGAACGACTGGAAGCCCTTGAAACCAAAATATCCTATATGGAAAACAGCATCGCAGAACTCAACGACGTCCTGGTGGACCAGCAGCGCAGCCTGGACGCCCACACAAAGAAAATCGACAGCCTCATTCACCTCTTCCGCGAGCTCAAAGAGACCGGCGGCGAAGACAGCCCCCACGACAGCAAACCTCCCCACTATTGA
- a CDS encoding M23 family metallopeptidase has protein sequence MSEHTKSIEEKLNKSSRELDDLIRAADLPEDDRRSALNDRGRKPRRILRWAIKLFLLFVFLLFALPPFYIPLEGVRTSGFFIRRRPETRLFTDLEFHKGIDIAAPVGTPVRPAAIGRVADVGYSDGYGNFVELSHLFGFRTVYAHLSAVETREGALIAPGFSPLGRVGQTGRATGPHLHLEIKIGERSFPPGVFLFYHNVRRYLIGF, from the coding sequence ATGTCCGAGCATACGAAGAGTATTGAAGAAAAGCTGAATAAGAGTTCCCGGGAGCTTGATGATCTGATACGGGCGGCTGATTTGCCGGAGGATGACCGGAGGTCTGCCCTTAACGACCGGGGGAGGAAACCCCGGCGGATTCTGCGGTGGGCGATTAAGCTGTTTCTCCTTTTTGTGTTTCTGCTTTTTGCCCTGCCGCCGTTTTACATTCCCCTTGAAGGGGTCCGCACAAGCGGATTTTTTATCCGTCGCAGGCCGGAGACCCGGCTTTTCACCGATCTGGAATTTCACAAAGGTATTGATATTGCCGCTCCGGTGGGTACGCCGGTGAGGCCGGCGGCCATCGGCAGAGTTGCCGATGTGGGGTATTCCGACGGATACGGTAATTTTGTTGAGCTGTCCCATTTGTTCGGATTTCGTACGGTGTACGCCCATTTGTCTGCGGTGGAGACACGGGAGGGAGCATTGATTGCACCGGGCTTCAGCCCCCTGGGAAGGGTGGGGCAGACCGGCCGGGCCACGGGGCCCCATCTGCATCTGGAAATAAAAATCGGAGAGAGGAGTTTCCCGCCTGGTGTATTTTTATTCTACCATAATGTCCGCAGGTATCTTATAGGTTTCTGA
- a CDS encoding peptide ABC transporter substrate-binding protein — MKRSLWLVLFVALTVPALLFTACGGDSTAAAEEEEMVLNWNLSADPKTIDPGLNGATDGGDIIANTFEGLVRERNGEVYPGIAESWEFSEDGKTVTFNLRESKWSDGSDLTAQDFVYAWKRAMAPETASEYSWIWEYTNVVNAPAATVGEVSLDEVGIRAVDDYTLEVQLSAPTPYFISLSSFYHFMPVKQSAVEAGPDGAWAKDPDIYVSNGPFVVTEYTIGDGLVLEQNPNFWDAENVEIDRINVKFIDEASTAYTAYNAGEFDFLNDVPPAEVPKLIAENPEFYVFPLLGTYYYNFNMDLDMWDDARIRRALTLSIDREQIVDVLARGNVPAPGFVPPGFPDHMGRDFFETAGDYGIPTDDSQFEEAQELLAEAGYEDGEGFPEFTLMYNTSEGHKLVAEMVQEMWKTNLGIDITLENQEWAVFQETRKQGDYEVARGGWITDFLDPSGLLAIFTEGNAYNDPNFNNDEYNAAMARALTATTDEAHYEALYEAQDILMNELPIIPVYHYTDYMLSSPAVKGWERSMLSGTDFRYATVER; from the coding sequence ATGAAAAGGTCGCTTTGGTTAGTGCTGTTTGTTGCATTGACTGTACCAGCGCTTCTTTTTACAGCCTGCGGCGGAGATAGCACTGCAGCAGCTGAAGAAGAAGAAATGGTTCTGAATTGGAACCTGAGTGCCGATCCCAAAACCATCGACCCCGGTCTGAATGGTGCAACCGATGGTGGTGACATTATTGCCAACACTTTCGAGGGTCTGGTTCGTGAACGGAACGGTGAAGTGTATCCCGGTATTGCTGAAAGCTGGGAATTTTCCGAAGACGGAAAAACCGTAACGTTCAATCTTCGTGAGTCAAAATGGTCCGACGGCTCTGACCTTACAGCTCAAGACTTTGTATACGCATGGAAAAGAGCAATGGCTCCGGAAACTGCTTCCGAGTACAGCTGGATCTGGGAATACACCAATGTTGTGAATGCTCCTGCAGCCACAGTTGGGGAAGTATCTCTTGATGAAGTAGGTATCCGTGCGGTAGATGATTACACTCTGGAAGTGCAGCTTTCTGCTCCCACTCCCTATTTCATCTCTCTGAGCTCGTTCTACCATTTCATGCCCGTAAAACAGTCTGCAGTAGAAGCAGGACCTGACGGTGCATGGGCGAAAGATCCCGACATCTATGTTTCCAACGGTCCTTTTGTTGTTACCGAGTACACCATCGGTGACGGACTGGTTCTGGAACAGAACCCCAATTTCTGGGATGCGGAAAATGTTGAGATCGACAGGATCAACGTGAAGTTCATCGATGAAGCATCAACTGCCTACACTGCATACAATGCAGGCGAGTTTGACTTCCTCAATGATGTTCCCCCCGCAGAAGTTCCCAAGCTGATTGCTGAAAACCCCGAATTCTACGTTTTCCCTCTGCTTGGAACCTACTACTACAATTTCAACATGGATCTTGATATGTGGGACGATGCACGGATTCGCCGCGCTCTGACTCTCTCTATCGACCGTGAGCAGATTGTAGACGTTCTTGCCCGGGGTAACGTACCTGCACCCGGTTTTGTTCCTCCCGGATTCCCCGACCACATGGGCCGTGACTTCTTTGAAACTGCCGGTGACTACGGTATTCCCACCGATGATTCTCAGTTCGAAGAAGCTCAGGAACTGCTGGCTGAAGCCGGTTATGAGGACGGTGAAGGTTTTCCCGAGTTCACTCTTATGTACAACACCAGCGAAGGGCACAAACTCGTAGCTGAAATGGTACAGGAAATGTGGAAAACCAATCTTGGAATCGATATCACTCTTGAAAACCAGGAGTGGGCGGTATTCCAGGAAACCCGGAAACAGGGCGATTATGAAGTTGCACGCGGCGGCTGGATTACAGACTTCCTGGATCCCAGCGGTCTTCTTGCGATTTTCACTGAAGGCAATGCCTACAATGATCCCAACTTCAACAATGATGAATACAATGCTGCAATGGCTCGTGCTCTTACCGCAACCACAGACGAAGCTCATTACGAAGCACTGTATGAGGCTCAGGACATTCTCATGAATGAACTGCCCATCATTCCTGTGTACCACTACACCGACTACATGCTTTCCAGCCCCGCAGTTAAGGGATGGGAGCGCTCAATGCTCAGCGGTACCGACTTCCGCTATGCAACTGTTGAACGCTAA
- a CDS encoding ABC transporter permease encodes MRRYFLRRFGYSLLTIFIITTITFFMMRAIPGGPFTRERAIPAEILRVIEEKYNLDAPLYEQYFDYLKGVVTFDFGPSYQKIGTSVNELIVSGFPWTAQIGFLAVVVILAIGVPVGIISALKQNKPTDYFVMFMATLGVTIPSFVVATLYIYFFAGQLGWVPPFGLGSARAYIGPVIALAGYSLSFVARLTRSSMLEVLRADYIQTARANGLNEFKVIGKHAVKNAVIPVITYMGPTIAAIMTGSFVIERIFAIPGIGRYFVESVTNRDYTTLMAVTVLYAAFYVIMVLLVDVAYALVDPRIRFEKEKG; translated from the coding sequence ATGAGAAGGTATTTCCTTCGCCGGTTTGGATATTCACTCCTTACCATATTTATTATTACCACCATCACATTTTTTATGATGCGTGCGATCCCCGGTGGACCTTTTACAAGGGAACGGGCGATTCCCGCGGAAATCCTGCGGGTGATTGAAGAAAAGTACAATCTTGATGCTCCTCTGTATGAGCAGTACTTTGACTATTTAAAAGGTGTTGTGACCTTCGATTTTGGTCCCTCATATCAGAAAATCGGTACCAGCGTTAATGAACTTATCGTGTCAGGCTTTCCCTGGACAGCACAAATTGGTTTTCTTGCAGTAGTGGTCATACTCGCTATTGGAGTACCCGTAGGTATAATTTCCGCCCTGAAGCAGAATAAACCCACGGACTATTTCGTGATGTTCATGGCGACGCTGGGGGTTACCATTCCCAGTTTTGTGGTGGCAACGCTGTATATATACTTTTTCGCAGGTCAGCTGGGCTGGGTTCCGCCCTTTGGACTGGGCTCCGCCCGGGCATACATCGGTCCGGTGATTGCATTGGCGGGATACTCCCTTTCATTTGTTGCCCGTCTGACCAGGTCCAGCATGCTTGAAGTGCTTCGGGCCGACTATATTCAGACGGCCCGGGCCAACGGTCTGAATGAATTCAAGGTGATCGGGAAGCATGCGGTGAAGAATGCGGTTATTCCGGTAATCACCTACATGGGTCCGACTATTGCTGCAATCATGACAGGATCTTTCGTAATAGAACGTATTTTCGCCATTCCCGGAATCGGACGTTACTTTGTGGAAAGCGTTACCAACCGTGACTATACGACACTCATGGCCGTGACCGTTCTGTATGCTGCATTCTATGTGATCATGGTTCTGCTGGTTGATGTGGCCTACGCCCTTGTGGACCCGCGTATTCGATTTGAAAAGGAGAAGGGCTAG
- a CDS encoding ABC transporter permease yields the protein MDKAMFEAVDKSAYRDSEPIRESLTYWQDAWRRLKKHKPAIAGLVGVIFILLFGVAGPWFSPVSYSDQSIDFANLPPRMPLYQLEEGFNVYLTEDYKVIKVSDRGVVEEKLQRIDTDPINKIYTYSDGQREVLLDFSYNLLPGKMDSPYDFAFIYEGEEFTEPWKSVSNKKYPFGTDIVGRSLLVRVMYGARISLTVAFVATLVNLLIGVFYGSLAAFEGGRTDNIMMRIVDIINSIPLLLIVILIMVIVGNRGLWTMVIALGSVYWVQMARLVRGQVLSLKEQEFVLAARALGVPRFNIISQHLIPNAIGPIIVSMTMMIPRAVFTEAFISFIGLGVSAPWHPGVPWPMTP from the coding sequence ATGGATAAGGCAATGTTTGAAGCAGTTGATAAATCTGCATACAGAGACAGCGAGCCGATACGTGAAAGCCTCACATATTGGCAGGATGCCTGGAGACGTCTGAAAAAGCATAAGCCGGCCATCGCAGGACTGGTGGGGGTAATTTTTATTCTCCTGTTCGGCGTAGCAGGTCCCTGGTTCTCTCCGGTTTCCTACTCCGATCAGAGTATCGATTTTGCCAATCTTCCTCCCAGAATGCCTCTGTATCAGCTTGAGGAAGGGTTTAACGTATATCTCACCGAAGACTATAAGGTGATCAAGGTGTCAGACAGGGGTGTTGTAGAGGAAAAACTTCAGCGCATCGACACCGACCCCATCAACAAAATCTATACATATTCCGACGGACAGCGTGAGGTGTTGCTGGACTTCTCTTACAACCTGCTGCCCGGCAAAATGGACAGTCCCTACGATTTTGCGTTCATCTATGAAGGTGAAGAGTTTACCGAACCATGGAAGTCCGTGAGCAATAAGAAGTATCCCTTCGGTACAGACATTGTGGGCCGGAGTCTTCTGGTACGGGTCATGTACGGAGCCCGGATCTCCCTCACCGTGGCGTTTGTCGCCACCCTGGTGAACCTGCTGATCGGTGTGTTCTACGGTTCCTTGGCGGCATTTGAGGGTGGCAGGACGGATAATATCATGATGCGTATTGTTGATATTATTAACTCCATCCCTCTGCTGCTGATCGTAATTCTCATTATGGTAATTGTTGGAAACCGGGGTCTGTGGACCATGGTAATCGCTCTTGGATCGGTGTACTGGGTGCAGATGGCCAGGCTTGTCCGGGGGCAGGTGCTCAGCCTGAAGGAACAGGAGTTTGTTCTGGCGGCCCGTGCACTGGGTGTTCCCCGGTTCAATATTATCAGTCAGCATCTGATTCCAAACGCCATCGGACCCATCATCGTATCCATGACCATGATGATTCCCCGCGCGGTGTTTACCGAGGCATTTATCAGTTTTATCGGACTTGGGGTTTCCGCCCCATGGCATCCTGGGGTACCCTGGCCAATGACGCCTTGA